The following coding sequences lie in one Thalassoglobus polymorphus genomic window:
- the ilvC gene encoding ketol-acid reductoisomerase yields MAAKVYYDDDADLSLLKGKTIAILGYGSQGHAQAQNLKDSGCNVVIGQRKGSANYDLAVSHGFEPVSIKDASKAGDLINILLPDEVQGDIFRNEIKDQLEPGNLLLCSHGFNIHFGQVIPPEGVDAGLVAPKGPGHLVRSEYEKGGGVPSLIAMYPGASEASRGLALAYAKGIGGTRGGVIETTIAEETETDLFGEQVVLCGGVSELVKAGFETLVEAGYQPEMAYFECMHELKLIVDLFYEGGLNYMRYSVSNTAEYGDYSSGPRIVTDETRKEMKKILEEIQNGTFARNWLLENKANCPGFHATRRREREHQVEKVGRELRSMMSWIDSKEV; encoded by the coding sequence ATGGCTGCAAAGGTTTATTACGACGACGACGCGGATCTCTCACTTCTCAAAGGCAAAACCATTGCGATTCTTGGCTATGGAAGTCAAGGGCACGCACAGGCTCAGAACCTCAAAGACAGTGGCTGCAACGTTGTCATCGGGCAGCGTAAAGGAAGTGCTAACTACGATCTCGCCGTGAGTCATGGCTTTGAGCCAGTGTCAATTAAAGATGCTTCAAAGGCTGGCGACCTGATCAATATCCTTCTTCCAGACGAAGTTCAGGGAGACATCTTCCGCAACGAAATCAAAGACCAACTCGAGCCAGGCAACCTTCTGCTTTGCTCACACGGATTCAATATCCACTTCGGTCAGGTCATTCCGCCAGAAGGTGTCGATGCTGGTCTTGTTGCTCCCAAAGGTCCAGGTCACCTTGTACGAAGCGAATACGAAAAAGGTGGCGGCGTCCCATCCTTGATCGCCATGTACCCAGGGGCTTCAGAGGCTTCCCGCGGTTTGGCACTTGCCTACGCAAAGGGAATCGGCGGAACTCGTGGTGGTGTGATCGAAACGACAATCGCCGAAGAAACCGAAACAGACTTGTTTGGTGAACAGGTTGTTCTTTGCGGTGGCGTCAGCGAATTGGTGAAAGCAGGGTTCGAAACTCTCGTCGAAGCTGGCTACCAGCCTGAGATGGCGTACTTTGAATGTATGCACGAACTCAAGCTGATCGTCGACCTCTTCTACGAAGGTGGACTCAACTACATGCGTTACAGTGTCTCAAACACAGCTGAGTACGGCGACTACAGTAGTGGTCCTCGTATTGTGACTGACGAGACCAGAAAAGAGATGAAGAAAATCCTCGAAGAGATCCAGAACGGAACCTTCGCTCGCAACTGGCTCTTGGAAAACAAAGCCAACTGCCCAGGATTCCACGCGACTCGCCGCCGTGAGCGTGAGCATCAGGTCGAAAAAGTTGGCCGTGAACTCCGCAGCATGATGAGCTGGATTGACTCAAAAGAAGTCTGA
- a CDS encoding zinc ribbon domain-containing protein — MPPAGNDFLRLHQSLQELKKVQDQLARGPRQIQVRKKRIETAQFELDELEETLKFTRAEADKKNLDLKSKEASILELQRKLNGAASNREYQIITGQIEADTAAKAVLEDEAIEYLDRVDAIQKQIEESKSRIDDASNDAELFTKSFEEKAEGLRAKEATLKTKITESRSIIPKEVREQFQRLVEAYGPDAMAESSNGVCNNCFVSLTPQAKVMLNSGRTLFCGSCGRFLYQVDQFIEG; from the coding sequence ATGCCCCCCGCTGGCAATGATTTTTTACGCCTGCATCAATCGCTACAGGAACTCAAGAAAGTCCAAGACCAACTCGCTCGCGGACCTCGCCAAATTCAAGTCCGCAAAAAGAGAATTGAGACCGCTCAATTCGAGCTTGATGAACTAGAAGAGACCCTGAAATTCACCCGGGCCGAAGCGGACAAAAAGAATCTGGATTTGAAGTCCAAAGAGGCGAGCATTCTGGAGTTGCAACGCAAACTCAATGGAGCCGCTTCCAATCGCGAGTATCAAATCATCACCGGTCAGATTGAGGCCGACACGGCTGCAAAAGCAGTCCTAGAAGATGAAGCGATTGAGTATCTGGACCGTGTCGACGCTATTCAGAAACAAATCGAAGAAAGCAAATCCCGAATCGACGATGCGAGCAACGACGCTGAGCTGTTCACCAAATCATTCGAGGAAAAAGCAGAAGGCCTTCGCGCGAAAGAGGCGACGTTAAAGACGAAAATCACAGAGTCGCGGTCAATCATCCCCAAGGAAGTTCGCGAGCAGTTTCAACGACTGGTCGAAGCTTACGGCCCTGATGCAATGGCAGAGAGTTCAAACGGAGTCTGCAATAACTGCTTCGTCTCTCTCACACCGCAGGCGAAGGTTATGCTCAACAGCGGAAGGACTCTCTTCTGCGGTTCCTGCGGCCGTTTCCTGTACCAGGTCGATCAATTTATAGAGGGTTAA
- a CDS encoding DUF1549 domain-containing protein, translated as MNTKSRQELLTLLEGFLEGNISQEELTRIETLVLSSPDGRRLYMDFMQLHGNLYWDAAGCGADSEVRTIQSSGKFSSHVKPIERFRRRKVVGVLTAAALLICVGLMLRTSGALPFNQQTASNDKNTPADTNPVPLPVDVSPEHQGVTPDIVRVQLPPKDKSGVSGSDQPVIDKVSSEFKALPFDPSSDLEVVSFINQELRETLDDHGVRPSPRSEETEWIRRVHLDLAGRIPTSLEVETFLNQTDANKRALLLDSLLESRDFASHFATIWTTLLVGRSTDRVIDRKALYTYLENQFGNNQPWSDTVTDLITAEGPAHQSGPTNFLLAHLNNEAVPATAMTARIFLCQQIQCTQCHRHPTAKDWGQEKFWEFNAFFQKTSVKKQMLVDEKTGQTKQSLELVEADSSQLEPSYYLDLRGVMKVAYPRFAEVEIQPEEDLTLRDQLAQLLTAEDDSQLAKAFVNRSWLHFFGHAFTRQVDDMGPHHQTSHPELLDGISKAFASNQYDVRRLIRWICLSDAYHYTSTPIEENKIDDPDAGETPLFSRMYLKPLSPEQIFNSLMVASGVSPDERRHRGATFAQREEWMQQFFSALENEENGELSTFDGSLSQTLMMMNGELIQKAIDPQTGHVLREILSDRNKSETDRIKDLCLAALSRYPTKQELESIRKMLRNNLRQRASRNVPSHVAYTEAFRDVYWAYLNSSEFSVNH; from the coding sequence ATGAACACGAAATCGCGACAAGAACTTCTGACCTTGCTTGAGGGATTCCTGGAAGGGAATATCTCGCAGGAGGAACTTACGCGCATCGAAACGTTAGTTCTCAGCAGTCCCGATGGGCGTCGCCTTTACATGGACTTTATGCAACTCCATGGGAATCTCTACTGGGACGCAGCGGGGTGTGGTGCAGATTCCGAAGTCAGGACGATTCAGTCTTCAGGAAAATTCTCCAGCCATGTGAAACCGATTGAGAGGTTTCGCCGCCGGAAGGTCGTCGGTGTTCTCACTGCAGCAGCCCTGCTGATCTGTGTCGGATTGATGCTTCGAACTTCAGGAGCGTTGCCGTTCAATCAACAGACTGCATCGAACGACAAGAACACTCCAGCTGACACAAATCCGGTTCCTTTACCTGTTGATGTCTCTCCGGAGCATCAAGGTGTGACCCCAGATATCGTTCGTGTACAATTGCCGCCGAAGGACAAGTCTGGTGTTTCCGGATCAGATCAGCCGGTCATCGATAAAGTTTCATCCGAGTTCAAGGCGTTGCCGTTTGATCCTAGCTCTGACCTTGAAGTTGTTTCATTCATCAATCAAGAACTTCGCGAGACTCTGGATGATCACGGAGTTCGTCCGTCTCCCCGATCAGAAGAGACGGAATGGATTCGGCGAGTCCATCTGGATCTTGCTGGGAGAATTCCGACCAGCCTTGAAGTTGAAACCTTCTTGAATCAAACAGATGCGAACAAGCGGGCTCTCTTGCTGGATTCACTTTTAGAGAGCCGCGACTTCGCGAGTCACTTTGCAACAATCTGGACAACGTTGCTTGTAGGGCGTTCGACTGATCGGGTTATCGATCGCAAGGCGCTTTATACCTACCTGGAAAACCAGTTTGGAAATAATCAGCCCTGGTCCGATACCGTCACAGACTTGATCACAGCCGAGGGGCCTGCGCATCAATCTGGTCCCACAAACTTCCTGCTTGCGCATTTGAATAACGAAGCTGTCCCCGCGACAGCGATGACGGCTCGGATATTTTTGTGCCAGCAAATCCAGTGTACTCAATGCCATCGACATCCGACCGCCAAGGATTGGGGGCAGGAGAAGTTCTGGGAGTTCAATGCCTTCTTTCAGAAGACGTCTGTGAAAAAACAGATGTTAGTTGATGAAAAAACAGGGCAGACAAAACAGTCTTTAGAACTCGTTGAGGCAGATTCTTCGCAACTGGAACCTTCATATTACCTCGACTTACGAGGTGTCATGAAAGTTGCTTACCCTCGTTTTGCTGAAGTGGAAATCCAGCCCGAAGAAGACTTAACTCTTCGTGATCAACTTGCACAATTGCTGACAGCTGAAGATGACTCACAATTAGCCAAGGCGTTTGTGAACCGCAGTTGGTTACACTTTTTTGGTCATGCGTTTACTCGTCAGGTTGACGATATGGGACCGCATCACCAGACAAGTCATCCAGAGTTGCTAGACGGAATCTCAAAAGCCTTTGCTTCAAATCAGTATGATGTTCGGCGACTGATTCGCTGGATTTGTCTCTCGGACGCTTATCATTACACGTCGACTCCGATTGAAGAGAACAAAATTGACGACCCGGACGCAGGGGAGACTCCTTTGTTTTCACGGATGTATCTCAAGCCGCTTTCTCCTGAACAGATCTTTAATTCACTCATGGTCGCATCAGGTGTTTCTCCCGATGAAAGACGTCACCGTGGGGCAACGTTTGCTCAAAGGGAAGAGTGGATGCAGCAGTTTTTCAGTGCTTTGGAAAACGAAGAGAACGGAGAATTGAGCACTTTCGACGGTTCACTTTCGCAAACACTTATGATGATGAATGGGGAACTCATTCAAAAAGCGATCGATCCACAAACGGGCCATGTCCTCCGGGAAATTCTTTCGGATCGCAATAAATCCGAAACAGATCGTATTAAGGATCTCTGCCTGGCTGCATTGTCGCGTTATCCGACGAAGCAAGAACTGGAGTCCATCCGGAAAATGCTCCGCAACAATTTACGTCAACGGGCGTCTCGCAATGTCCCTTCTCATGTGGCTTACACTGAAGCCTTCCGGGATGTTTACTGGGCTTACCTCAATTCAAGTGAATTTTCTGTCAACCATTAG
- a CDS encoding DNA polymerase ligase N-terminal domain-containing protein gives MKVSDETMLRYVILTHTWPTFHWDFMLEWEGKLLSWRILEEPTLDTPLTVQRTPDHRIEYLDITGPVSGGRGEVQQWDHGRLSIQSLKEDEVCGLLESFKDTDNVSFTIKNDILKFSKESV, from the coding sequence ATGAAGGTCTCTGACGAAACCATGCTTCGATACGTCATCCTGACACACACTTGGCCGACGTTCCATTGGGATTTCATGCTCGAATGGGAAGGAAAGCTGCTTTCTTGGCGGATTCTGGAAGAGCCGACGCTCGATACGCCCCTTACAGTGCAGCGGACGCCTGACCATCGGATTGAGTACCTTGATATCACCGGTCCGGTCAGTGGCGGACGTGGCGAAGTTCAGCAATGGGATCACGGCCGTTTGAGCATTCAGTCTCTAAAAGAGGACGAAGTGTGCGGTTTGCTTGAGTCTTTCAAGGATACTGACAACGTCAGCTTCACGATAAAAAATGATATTTTGAAGTTCTCGAAAGAATCTGTTTGA
- a CDS encoding sigma-70 family RNA polymerase sigma factor — MSETKTSSSPRGSLPSDEFIQLFTQVQRQLYLFILSQVGRVEAAEEILQETNLVIWSKFTQFEPGSNFSAWTRQIAVYEVLKWRQKKSRDKLTFSDEFVQNIADSFDYQPEEVERRQLALESCLDKLNKHDKELIEKRYQPGVSGKGLAKLLGRPPNSVYQSLGRIRKTLLECVQRTLAVNPEL; from the coding sequence ATGAGCGAAACGAAGACCAGTTCATCCCCTCGTGGATCACTACCGAGCGATGAGTTCATTCAACTTTTCACTCAGGTTCAACGACAATTGTACCTGTTCATCTTATCGCAAGTTGGACGCGTTGAGGCAGCGGAAGAGATTTTGCAAGAAACGAATCTTGTGATTTGGTCGAAGTTTACTCAGTTCGAACCAGGCTCGAACTTTTCTGCCTGGACTCGGCAAATTGCGGTTTACGAAGTACTGAAATGGCGACAGAAAAAGAGTCGGGACAAGCTGACTTTTTCTGATGAATTTGTTCAAAACATTGCAGACAGTTTCGACTACCAACCAGAGGAAGTGGAGCGTCGACAGTTGGCGTTGGAAAGTTGCTTAGACAAACTGAACAAGCACGATAAAGAACTGATCGAAAAACGATATCAACCTGGTGTGTCCGGAAAGGGACTGGCCAAACTTCTTGGTCGACCGCCAAATTCGGTCTACCAGTCGTTGGGAAGAATCCGAAAGACATTACTGGAATGTGTTCAGAGAACACTCGCAGTGAATCCAGAACTGTAA
- a CDS encoding sigma-70 family RNA polymerase sigma factor, with protein sequence MSSSLSPEEIDSLVDRVIHGDHEALGILFESHRQRLWRIINFRLDQRLLGRVDADDILQESYLAAGKRIEHFLHDSPESFFIWLRLIVNQTMIDVHRRHLGTQARDASRERRVGGGWTPESTSFSLSHHLLGHMTSPTQAALRAELSQQLNIALESMGDLDREVLALRHFEELTNSETAKALDISEQAASLRYVRALGRLRKILEAIPGFMDRS encoded by the coding sequence ATGTCTTCATCGCTTTCTCCTGAAGAAATTGACTCGCTTGTAGACCGAGTGATTCACGGAGACCACGAAGCGCTGGGCATTCTGTTTGAAAGTCATCGTCAACGCTTGTGGCGAATTATCAATTTTCGCTTGGATCAAAGGTTGCTGGGGCGGGTTGATGCCGATGATATTCTGCAGGAATCCTATCTCGCTGCTGGAAAGCGAATCGAACACTTCTTGCACGATTCTCCAGAGAGTTTTTTCATTTGGCTGCGTTTGATTGTGAACCAGACAATGATTGATGTTCACCGTCGGCATCTGGGGACGCAAGCACGTGATGCCAGTCGAGAACGGCGAGTCGGAGGGGGATGGACTCCGGAATCGACCTCATTTTCGCTCTCTCACCATCTTCTGGGGCATATGACCTCCCCAACGCAAGCAGCTTTACGGGCGGAACTGTCTCAACAATTGAACATTGCCTTGGAGAGCATGGGGGATCTCGACCGTGAGGTTCTGGCACTCAGGCACTTCGAAGAACTCACAAATAGTGAAACGGCGAAAGCTCTTGATATTTCAGAACAGGCAGCAAGTTTAAGGTATGTTCGAGCACTAGGACGATTGCGTAAAATACTCGAAGCGATCCCCGGATTCATGGATCGTTCGTAA
- a CDS encoding DUF1549 and DUF1553 domain-containing protein: protein MLRTSSPIRFAAVALSVFTALASLNGAAQADDGFTTGSSDPLIQFINQQIRQTWEDNEVKPSPVADDAEWIRRVYLDIVGRIPSAEEVKTFLDDEDKAKRSKKVDELLAHPDYVRNYTEVWTNLLIGRNTPDRTSRSGMRKFLRENFARNRPWNEIVYELATAEGHFEENGAVNFILAQLQGNVNSEDYHVEATAKFTRILLGMQVQCTQCHNHPFNKWKQNQFWEFNSFFRQVRRMDHDRYDPETGEDVDDYSELVYRPFDGPVYYEMRNGLVQVAYPKYFDVEVEPNAPNRREELAKAMAYDDPTQTVARAMVNRTWSQFMGYGFTRPVDDMGPHNQASHPELLDRLSDEFVKSGYDIKQLIKWICNTEAYNLTSSFNKDNDFDNPSAGEVPLFSHMYVKTMNAEQLYDSLLIATNAHKSGAGSFQQADQQRERWLRDFLRIFGGNDEDEPTLFSGSIPQALLMMNGPLVEKAISAEKGSYLNSVLSDPQYRSDNQRIQALFVSSLGRLPTKHELSRLSTGLRKYRNKLTGYQDLYWALLNSNEFILNH from the coding sequence ATGTTGCGAACAAGCAGCCCAATCCGATTCGCTGCCGTTGCACTGTCAGTGTTCACAGCACTGGCATCATTAAATGGAGCAGCACAAGCTGACGACGGGTTTACGACCGGTTCGTCCGACCCGCTAATTCAGTTTATCAACCAGCAGATTCGACAGACTTGGGAAGACAATGAAGTCAAACCAAGTCCAGTTGCAGATGACGCGGAATGGATTCGCCGTGTGTACCTCGATATCGTTGGTCGGATTCCAAGTGCAGAAGAAGTCAAAACGTTTCTGGATGATGAAGACAAGGCAAAACGCTCCAAAAAAGTTGATGAGCTGCTCGCTCATCCGGATTATGTTCGCAACTATACCGAAGTCTGGACCAACCTTCTCATCGGTCGAAATACTCCTGACCGAACCAGTCGATCAGGGATGCGGAAGTTTCTGAGGGAAAACTTTGCCCGGAACCGTCCGTGGAATGAAATCGTCTATGAACTCGCCACTGCCGAGGGACACTTCGAAGAAAACGGAGCTGTCAACTTCATTCTTGCTCAGTTGCAAGGCAATGTGAACAGTGAAGACTATCACGTTGAGGCGACAGCCAAGTTCACTCGTATCCTGCTCGGAATGCAGGTGCAATGTACACAATGCCATAACCACCCATTCAATAAGTGGAAACAGAATCAGTTCTGGGAGTTCAACAGTTTCTTCCGCCAGGTTCGAAGAATGGATCATGACAGGTATGACCCTGAAACCGGCGAAGATGTCGACGACTATTCAGAACTTGTTTATCGCCCGTTTGATGGCCCTGTTTATTACGAAATGCGAAACGGTCTGGTGCAGGTCGCCTATCCGAAATACTTCGATGTTGAAGTCGAGCCAAATGCACCTAACCGCCGTGAAGAGCTTGCCAAAGCAATGGCGTATGACGACCCGACTCAAACAGTCGCTCGTGCAATGGTCAACCGAACCTGGTCGCAATTCATGGGGTATGGGTTTACTCGCCCCGTGGACGATATGGGGCCACACAACCAGGCCAGCCACCCGGAACTTCTCGACCGGCTGAGCGATGAGTTCGTGAAAAGTGGCTACGACATCAAGCAGCTCATTAAGTGGATCTGTAATACTGAAGCCTACAACCTGACGAGCAGCTTCAACAAAGACAACGATTTTGACAATCCTTCTGCTGGAGAAGTCCCACTCTTCAGTCACATGTATGTCAAAACCATGAACGCGGAGCAGTTGTACGATTCGCTCCTGATTGCCACAAACGCACATAAAAGCGGAGCCGGAAGCTTCCAGCAAGCTGACCAACAACGTGAACGCTGGTTGCGGGATTTCCTGCGAATTTTTGGTGGGAACGATGAGGATGAGCCGACGCTCTTCAGCGGAAGTATTCCACAGGCTTTGCTGATGATGAATGGTCCGTTAGTCGAGAAGGCGATCAGTGCTGAAAAAGGGAGTTACCTGAATTCAGTTCTCTCAGACCCTCAATACCGATCGGACAACCAACGTATTCAAGCTCTGTTTGTCTCGTCATTAGGACGCTTGCCAACCAAGCACGAGTTATCACGACTTTCAACGGGATTACGGAAATACCGCAATAAGCTCACTGGATACCAGGACTTGTATTGGGCATTGCTCAATTCAAATGAGTTTATCCTGAACCACTAA
- the acpS gene encoding holo-ACP synthase, with translation MIVGLGTDIVEIVRIGEMIERHGELFLQRVYSELEIKYCQRHKEAIQHFAGRWAAKEAVMKTLGTGFTKGVGWTDIQILNRQSGQPYIELTGGAERVSKMKGIDEVLITISHCKAYATATAVALQHRPAEN, from the coding sequence ATGATTGTTGGTCTGGGAACAGATATCGTCGAAATCGTCCGCATTGGAGAGATGATCGAACGGCACGGAGAACTTTTTCTACAACGAGTGTACTCCGAACTCGAAATCAAATATTGCCAGCGTCACAAAGAGGCGATTCAGCACTTTGCTGGACGCTGGGCTGCTAAAGAAGCAGTGATGAAAACACTTGGAACCGGGTTCACCAAAGGGGTGGGTTGGACTGATATCCAGATTCTCAACCGTCAATCGGGGCAGCCTTATATCGAACTGACCGGAGGGGCGGAGCGTGTTTCCAAGATGAAAGGAATCGACGAAGTATTAATCACGATTTCGCATTGCAAGGCGTATGCAACTGCGACGGCTGTTGCGTTGCAGCATCGCCCTGCGGAGAATTGA
- a CDS encoding serine/threonine protein kinase, with amino-acid sequence MPEPQEISDDGTEADLVGLPQRTSSGARDPIEEAASLYLERLRAGETVDLDDFVQGYPKLEAELKDFLPLVAAMEDWKSEKELEVVKTPMPEQFDIERLGEFRIIREIARGGMGVVFEAEQESIGRHVAVKLLPWKFGAQSKWSKQFRREARIAARLQHPNIVPVFSFGEQDERFYYVMPIIEGVGFDHLISRLKTGESAVEIEDLLTEIRGPNFGRAAVYHRETPKQKRYFRRNNWVQVAKLATQITGALRFAHKQGTLHRDIKPANLLIDRSGKGWVADFGLALGRERAMSELRGPMAGTLRYMAPEQFEGIVNERTDLYSFGATLFELCTLQPAFDGQSRTELAAHVQRAKIISPRVLNPEIPHDLEAIILKLMKRNPEKRYQNADEVYRDLLRFINKYSASNRGLWSRFKDWF; translated from the coding sequence ATGCCGGAACCGCAGGAAATTTCTGATGATGGAACGGAAGCCGATCTCGTCGGCTTGCCGCAACGAACGAGTTCCGGTGCGCGCGATCCAATCGAAGAGGCCGCCAGTCTCTATCTCGAACGTCTTCGTGCTGGCGAGACCGTTGATCTCGATGACTTCGTTCAGGGTTACCCTAAACTGGAAGCGGAACTCAAAGACTTTCTTCCATTGGTTGCTGCCATGGAAGACTGGAAATCGGAGAAGGAGCTCGAAGTTGTCAAAACTCCGATGCCCGAGCAGTTTGATATTGAGCGGCTGGGGGAATTTCGAATCATTCGGGAGATTGCCCGTGGGGGCATGGGCGTTGTCTTTGAAGCCGAGCAGGAATCCATCGGCCGCCACGTCGCTGTGAAACTCTTACCCTGGAAGTTTGGTGCTCAATCGAAATGGAGCAAGCAATTTCGTCGTGAAGCGCGTATCGCTGCTCGCTTGCAACACCCAAACATTGTTCCTGTCTTCAGCTTTGGTGAACAAGACGAGCGGTTTTATTACGTCATGCCGATCATCGAAGGTGTTGGTTTTGATCATTTGATTTCTCGCTTGAAGACCGGAGAATCAGCAGTAGAAATCGAAGATCTTCTGACAGAAATCCGAGGGCCGAACTTCGGGCGAGCAGCTGTTTACCACCGCGAAACTCCAAAGCAAAAGCGGTATTTTCGACGGAATAACTGGGTGCAAGTTGCGAAACTAGCGACACAAATCACAGGAGCTTTGCGTTTTGCTCACAAGCAGGGAACTTTGCATCGAGATATCAAGCCCGCAAACTTATTGATCGACAGGTCCGGAAAAGGGTGGGTGGCCGATTTTGGTCTGGCCTTGGGGCGTGAGCGTGCGATGTCTGAGCTACGTGGACCGATGGCAGGCACGTTGCGGTACATGGCGCCCGAGCAGTTTGAAGGCATCGTCAACGAGCGGACCGATCTCTACTCATTCGGAGCGACATTGTTTGAGTTGTGTACTCTCCAGCCAGCTTTCGATGGACAGTCCCGCACGGAACTCGCAGCCCATGTTCAGCGGGCAAAAATCATTTCTCCAAGAGTCCTGAATCCCGAAATTCCGCACGATTTAGAGGCCATCATTCTGAAGCTCATGAAACGCAACCCCGAGAAGCGATACCAGAACGCCGACGAGGTTTACCGCGACCTGCTGCGATTCATCAATAAATACTCAGCATCGAATCGAGGTTTGTGGAGTCGGTTTAAAGACTGGTTTTAG
- a CDS encoding universal stress protein translates to MIQLKRILVPTDFSDFSKRSIRYGCEFAKRFSAELHILNVVEDIYPIVPEPGIPTPITSEYLIGLKESSERLIETLPDSDQAEGLSITRSVVSGTPFLEIIRYARENKIDMIVIGTHGRSGLIHALMGSVAEKVVRKADCPVLTVRPEGHDFVMP, encoded by the coding sequence ATGATTCAGCTGAAACGTATTCTTGTTCCGACCGACTTCAGCGACTTCAGCAAGCGATCAATTCGGTATGGATGTGAGTTCGCAAAGCGGTTTTCGGCTGAACTCCACATCTTGAATGTTGTTGAGGACATCTACCCCATTGTCCCTGAGCCAGGAATCCCAACGCCGATCACCTCTGAATATCTGATTGGATTGAAGGAAAGCTCGGAGCGACTGATTGAGACACTCCCGGACTCCGATCAGGCGGAGGGGCTGAGTATCACACGTTCGGTTGTCTCAGGAACTCCGTTTCTTGAGATCATTCGATACGCTCGAGAAAATAAAATCGACATGATCGTCATTGGAACACACGGACGCTCTGGATTGATTCACGCACTCATGGGAAGCGTTGCAGAGAAGGTCGTCCGTAAGGCCGACTGCCCTGTCCTCACGGTTCGCCCTGAAGGTCATGATTTCGTGATGCCGTAA
- a CDS encoding DUF1501 domain-containing protein produces the protein MNTSIPAGMSRRHFMNHMALGGATALGATQFLSSLEANAAQVAGAQKACILVWLGGGAPTIDMWDLKPGSKNGGEFKPISTKGDLQICEHLPKIAMEMDNLSVVRSLSTREADHMRGSYYMHTAYVPNPTVVHPTFGSVVSYELGAKRKDLEIPSFVSIGGGGMGPGFLGMSHAPFVVDSRGQIQNANTNDMNKDRLRQRLDMLSTIEDGFIKSNRGDVGQAHKDVYKKAVNLMTSEQMRAFRAEEEPAPVREMYGNTPFGNTLIMARRLVQTGVPFIEVQFPGGWDLHQNVFTTLRDQRLPLLDSGISGLVRDLKQRGMFEHTTIVVMGEFGRTPRINQNVGRDHWATSWSALIGGGGLQGGRAIGETDADGLRIVSESYLPGDLWATVSHALRIPLNTVHTSKRGRPMKLANGGQPIQGLIG, from the coding sequence ATGAATACTTCAATACCTGCTGGCATGTCGCGTCGGCACTTTATGAATCACATGGCCTTGGGCGGAGCAACCGCGCTTGGAGCAACTCAGTTCTTGTCCAGCCTGGAAGCCAACGCAGCTCAAGTTGCCGGTGCCCAAAAGGCTTGTATCCTCGTCTGGCTGGGTGGTGGAGCTCCCACAATCGACATGTGGGACCTGAAACCAGGTTCCAAGAACGGTGGTGAGTTCAAACCGATCAGCACCAAGGGAGATCTTCAAATTTGTGAGCATCTTCCGAAAATTGCCATGGAGATGGACAACCTGTCTGTCGTTCGCTCACTGAGTACACGTGAAGCGGATCACATGCGTGGCAGCTACTACATGCACACTGCTTACGTTCCGAACCCAACCGTTGTGCACCCAACATTCGGTTCGGTCGTAAGCTACGAATTGGGAGCGAAACGAAAAGATCTGGAAATTCCATCATTCGTTTCCATTGGCGGGGGCGGGATGGGCCCAGGTTTTCTGGGAATGAGCCACGCACCATTCGTTGTCGATTCACGTGGACAAATCCAGAATGCGAACACGAACGACATGAACAAAGATCGTCTTCGCCAACGTCTGGATATGCTCAGCACGATTGAAGATGGATTTATCAAATCAAATCGTGGTGATGTCGGACAAGCTCATAAGGATGTCTACAAAAAAGCTGTCAACCTGATGACCTCGGAGCAAATGCGTGCTTTCCGAGCTGAAGAAGAGCCAGCTCCTGTCCGCGAAATGTACGGCAACACTCCTTTTGGTAACACTTTAATCATGGCTCGCCGCCTGGTTCAAACAGGAGTTCCGTTTATTGAAGTCCAATTCCCTGGAGGCTGGGATCTTCATCAAAACGTCTTTACAACTCTTCGAGATCAGCGGTTACCACTGCTCGATTCCGGAATCTCCGGTCTCGTGAGAGATCTCAAACAGCGTGGAATGTTCGAACATACAACCATCGTTGTGATGGGTGAGTTCGGCCGGACTCCACGAATCAACCAAAACGTCGGTCGTGATCACTGGGCAACCAGCTGGTCAGCCCTGATCGGTGGTGGTGGTCTTCAAGGTGGACGTGCTATCGGAGAGACCGATGCAGATGGACTTCGAATTGTGAGCGAAAGCTATCTCCCAGGCGATCTGTGGGCGACAGTCTCGCACGCTCTGCGAATTCCACTCAACACTGTCCACACATCAAAACGTGGACGCCCGATGAAACTGGCTAACGGCGGTCAACCAATCCAAGGCCTTATTGGCTAA